A window of Terriglobales bacterium contains these coding sequences:
- a CDS encoding GWxTD domain-containing protein, whose amino-acid sequence MTILASVLALAAGALAQVQPATSGGSAKDTQAPKDAAAADQKDADQQVDPLKRPLNDKQRKKNQKALYKELSDADKKWLDEDVRWIITDEEKAAFLQLSNEEEREQFIEQFWLRRDPTPDTEENEYKEEHYRRIAYANEHFAAGIPGWKTDRGRVYIMYGPPDEIDAHPTGGYYQRPQEEGGGETSTYPFEDWRYRYIEGIGQEVNIEFVDTCSCNDYHMTLDRSEKDALLHTPNGGLTTYEQMGLANKADRWNNGLEAIGQGPFNSKMQGKDEFDRVIQFAKLQAPPQIKFKDLAEVVSHSIRYNLLPFSWQADFVKVTADTVLVPITIQIKNKDVTFVTKDGVASGVVNIFGRVTTLTGRIAQTFEDTVKVDVPAELLARTQESSSVYWKALPLRPNRYKVDLVLKDVNGDRMGTDSRGMMVPEFGDDRLAASSFILADQMERVPAKNVGTGNFVIGDTKVRPRVVPSGQTATFRRDEHMNFWLQIYNLAMDEQTKKPSASIEYDIVNLASNKQVVHAVESTDQMGNVGNQITLEKSLALTSLEPGQYQITVKVDDKVAKQSIAPTAKFTVQ is encoded by the coding sequence GTGACAATCCTGGCCAGCGTTTTGGCGCTGGCCGCCGGCGCCCTGGCGCAGGTCCAGCCGGCCACCTCCGGCGGTTCCGCCAAGGATACTCAAGCGCCCAAGGACGCGGCTGCTGCCGATCAGAAGGATGCGGACCAGCAGGTCGATCCCCTGAAGCGCCCGCTCAACGACAAGCAGCGCAAGAAGAACCAGAAGGCCCTGTACAAGGAGCTGAGCGACGCCGACAAGAAGTGGCTGGACGAGGACGTCCGCTGGATCATCACCGACGAGGAAAAAGCGGCCTTCCTCCAGCTCAGCAACGAAGAGGAGCGGGAGCAGTTCATCGAGCAGTTCTGGCTCCGCCGCGATCCCACCCCCGACACCGAAGAGAACGAGTACAAGGAAGAGCACTACCGCCGCATCGCTTACGCCAATGAGCACTTTGCCGCCGGCATTCCCGGCTGGAAGACCGACCGTGGCCGGGTCTACATCATGTACGGCCCTCCCGACGAGATCGACGCCCATCCTACCGGCGGCTACTACCAGCGTCCCCAGGAGGAGGGCGGGGGCGAGACCTCCACCTATCCCTTCGAGGATTGGCGTTACCGCTATATCGAGGGCATCGGCCAGGAAGTCAACATCGAGTTCGTGGACACCTGCTCCTGCAACGACTATCACATGACCCTCGACCGCTCGGAGAAGGACGCGCTCCTGCACACTCCCAACGGCGGTCTCACTACCTACGAGCAGATGGGCCTCGCCAACAAGGCCGACCGCTGGAACAACGGACTGGAGGCCATCGGCCAGGGCCCCTTCAACAGCAAGATGCAGGGCAAGGACGAGTTCGATCGCGTGATCCAGTTCGCCAAGCTGCAGGCCCCGCCCCAGATCAAGTTCAAGGACCTGGCGGAGGTGGTCAGCCACAGCATCCGCTACAACCTCCTGCCCTTCAGTTGGCAGGCGGACTTCGTCAAAGTCACCGCCGACACCGTGCTGGTGCCCATCACCATCCAGATCAAGAACAAGGATGTCACCTTCGTCACCAAGGACGGCGTGGCTAGCGGCGTGGTCAACATCTTCGGCCGGGTCACCACCCTGACCGGCCGCATCGCCCAGACCTTCGAAGACACGGTCAAGGTGGATGTTCCCGCCGAACTGCTGGCCCGGACCCAGGAGTCCTCCTCCGTCTACTGGAAGGCGCTGCCCCTGCGTCCCAACCGCTACAAGGTCGACCTCGTGCTCAAGGACGTCAACGGCGACCGCATGGGCACCGACAGCCGCGGCATGATGGTCCCGGAGTTCGGCGACGACCGGCTGGCCGCCTCCTCGTTCATTCTGGCCGACCAGATGGAGCGGGTACCGGCCAAGAACGTGGGTACCGGCAACTTCGTCATCGGCGACACCAAGGTGCGCCCGCGCGTGGTGCCCAGCGGCCAGACCGCCACCTTCCGTCGTGACGAGCACATGAACTTCTGGCTGCAGATCTACAACCTGGCGATGGACGAGCAGACCAAGAAACCCTCGGCCAGCATCGAGTACGACATCGTGAACCTGGCCAGCAACAAGCAGGTCGTCCACGCCGTGGAATCCACCGACCAGATGGGCAACGTCGGCAACCAGATCACCCTGGAAAAGAGCCTGGCTCTGACCAGTCTGGAGCCCGGCCAGTACCAGATCACGGTGAAGGTGGACGACAAGGTGGCCAAGCAGAGCATCGCTCCCACCGCCAAGTTCACGGTGCAGTAA
- a CDS encoding TonB-dependent receptor: MSALRKFGWLAALLALALPAVASGKPGSISGWVRDSHGVPQMGAVVEIFSAASPAVRVFTDAAGHYTARDLLPGNYSVKVSAASFLPSLREDVPLTPGGHRVVNLTLNTLFEALQLVPQQRPAAQEDDDWKWTLRAAANRPILRLRDDGPLVVVSHSERQDDRSLKAQVVLLAGSDSDGYGAGSDMNTVFAVEQSLFAAGTLSFDGSLGRAPGSPAGALRASYSHRLPDGSRPEVAVTFRRFASPGLAPEDAALQALAVSLRDETAVGNLLEFQYGGEFQAVQFLGRVTAFRPWGSADLHLSPNTVVEYRYATSEPSLRMAKGFDSAPADLSESGPRLSLVDAQPRLERAHHHELSLSRRLGRNAVQVAVYSDRISNTALTGVGDVTADSGFFLPDVYSGTFTYNGGELETRGVRAVVQHKFSHDITATVDYAYGGVLALDGSNLPWEQALASLHRECRHSAALKLAGAVPGSHTRWIASYRWVSGNALTPVDMFNASPGQTDPYLSLFLRQPLPQVSFLPGHVEALVDLRNLLAEGYVPVLGQDGHTIYLVQSARSVRGGLAFNF; the protein is encoded by the coding sequence ATGAGCGCGCTTCGCAAATTCGGATGGCTGGCCGCGCTGCTGGCGCTGGCACTGCCCGCGGTCGCCTCCGGCAAGCCGGGCTCCATCTCCGGGTGGGTGCGCGACTCCCACGGGGTTCCCCAGATGGGCGCCGTGGTCGAGATCTTCTCCGCCGCCTCGCCCGCCGTTCGCGTCTTCACCGACGCCGCCGGCCACTATACCGCCCGCGACCTGCTCCCCGGCAACTACAGTGTCAAGGTGAGCGCGGCCTCCTTCCTGCCCTCCCTGCGGGAGGACGTGCCCTTGACCCCCGGCGGCCACCGCGTGGTCAATCTCACCCTGAACACTCTGTTCGAGGCGTTGCAATTGGTTCCCCAGCAGCGTCCCGCCGCCCAGGAGGACGACGACTGGAAATGGACGCTGCGCGCGGCCGCTAACCGCCCCATCCTGCGCCTGCGCGACGACGGCCCTCTCGTGGTCGTCTCGCACTCCGAGCGCCAGGACGATCGCTCCTTGAAGGCGCAGGTCGTCCTGCTGGCGGGCTCCGACTCCGACGGCTACGGCGCCGGCTCCGACATGAACACCGTCTTCGCCGTCGAGCAGTCCCTGTTCGCGGCGGGCACGCTCTCCTTCGACGGCAGCCTGGGGCGCGCCCCCGGCAGCCCGGCCGGCGCCCTGCGCGCTTCCTACTCGCACCGCCTGCCCGACGGCTCGCGGCCCGAGGTCGCGGTCACCTTCCGGCGCTTCGCTTCCCCCGGGCTGGCCCCGGAGGACGCCGCCCTGCAGGCCCTGGCGGTCTCCTTGCGCGACGAGACCGCCGTCGGCAACCTGCTGGAGTTTCAGTACGGCGGCGAGTTCCAGGCGGTGCAGTTTCTGGGCCGGGTCACCGCCTTCCGGCCCTGGGGTTCGGCGGATCTCCACCTCTCCCCCAACACGGTCGTGGAATACCGCTACGCCACCTCGGAGCCCAGCCTGCGGATGGCCAAGGGATTTGACAGCGCTCCCGCCGACCTGAGCGAGAGCGGGCCGCGCCTGTCGCTGGTGGACGCGCAGCCCCGGCTGGAGCGCGCCCACCACCACGAACTCTCCCTCTCCCGCCGCCTGGGCCGGAACGCGGTGCAGGTCGCGGTGTACTCCGACCGCATCTCCAACACCGCCCTGACCGGCGTGGGTGACGTCACCGCCGATTCCGGCTTCTTCCTGCCCGATGTCTACTCCGGCACCTTCACCTACAATGGCGGGGAGCTGGAGACCCGCGGCGTCCGCGCCGTGGTGCAGCACAAGTTCAGCCACGACATCACCGCCACCGTGGACTACGCCTACGGCGGGGTGCTGGCCCTGGATGGCTCCAACCTGCCCTGGGAGCAGGCCCTGGCCTCGCTGCACCGCGAATGCCGCCACTCCGCCGCGCTCAAGCTGGCGGGAGCGGTGCCCGGCTCCCACACCCGCTGGATCGCCTCCTATCGCTGGGTGAGCGGCAACGCCCTGACCCCGGTGGACATGTTCAACGCCTCCCCCGGCCAGACCGATCCCTACCTCAGCCTCTTCCTGCGCCAGCCTCTGCCCCAGGTAAGCTTCCTCCCCGGCCACGTGGAGGCCCTGGTGGACCTGCGCAACCTGCTCGCTGAAGGCTACGTTCCTGTGCTCGGCCAGGACGGCCACACCATTTACCTGGTGCAGTCGGCGCGCTCCGTGCGCGGCGGCCTCGCCTTCAATTTCTAA